Sequence from the Candidatus Methylacidiphilales bacterium genome:
TGTGTTGGTCAAGTGGGACGGCGTGGAAAGATTATCGGGATGGTGGTGGTGATGTATCTCTTGTTCAAACCGGATGCGCTGATATTGTCAGTCAAGCAACTAAGTCTGAAAGGGATGCAGCCAAAAAAGAGGTAGAGAAGGATGTGGAAAAGGAAGCAAAAAAAATGAAGTGTCCCGGTGCAGAAGCAAAAACAATAAACGGCAACGTTAAGCAGAGTGGTGGCGTAAATTCTAATGTTTTTTGGATCGGAGGAATTCACTTAGAAATGAAATATGAATGCAAGATTATTCCAGATTGTGATAACTGCGAGTATTCTTACAGTTGCACATTAACATCAATGATGAATGACAAATTTGAAAAGCCTTATGATTTATTAAATACAGGTTGGCCGATACTTGGTTTTGAAACTGGGACGCCATACAATGTATCTCATACATGGACAGATTATGTAAATGGAATTGGCAGCTTGTGATAGAAATAGAATGAATTATCTACTTTATATAATCTTCTTGGTTTTATTTTTTTTAGTGCCACCGCTATTTTTTTTAGTTAATTATTTTAAGCTTCAATTTGCACTCGTATGGGTTTGGCTGCTTATGGTTATGATTGGGTGGGTTCTAATAAATGCGTCTGTATATTATCACTATGAACACCTAGCAGAGCAGATGAATATGAATCCTACAGAGGATTTAATAAGTGCATACTCCTCTGATGGTGCCAAGCGCGTGACAGCGTTACTATTTGGGTGGGTATACGCCGCATTATATACTCTGCCATGGCTTTTTATTTATTTTGGTATTAGATTTTTTTTAAATAAGACTAA
This genomic interval carries:
- a CDS encoding RHS repeat-associated core domain-containing protein; its protein translation is MHRKIGHQEIENYGKFTNQKILVGASGRLGVVLCDLLPKPIQSAASASKEGSPLPARYYRNRIYSTVQGRCLQPDPIGFDAGDVNWYRYVGNNAVNYTDPEGLCWSSGTAWKDYRDGGGDVSLVQTGCADIVSQATKSERDAAKKEVEKDVEKEAKKMKCPGAEAKTINGNVKQSGGVNSNVFWIGGIHLEMKYECKIIPDCDNCEYSYSCTLTSMMNDKFEKPYDLLNTGWPILGFETGTPYNVSHTWTDYVNGIGSL